One window of Oryza brachyantha chromosome 12, ObraRS2, whole genome shotgun sequence genomic DNA carries:
- the LOC102701043 gene encoding mediator of RNA polymerase II transcription subunit 19a isoform X2: MDSDDKKFGKGPRELTGAVDLISHYKLLAHHDFFCKRPLPLAISDTHYLHNVVGDTEIRKGEGMELDQLVQNAYLRDKPAYIQPFDMETLGQAFQLRETAPVDLPSAEKGIPTISGKPKSESKDKEKKHKKHRDKDRDKDKEHKKHKHRHKDRSKDKDKDKDKDKKKDKSGHHDSGGDHSKKHHEKKRKHEGMEDSADVHKHKKSKFDCQLMSCIVERRIRRVSIIKTHRSSAHHTRTAVYLQSIQHHWQICSYPC; this comes from the exons ATGGATTCTGATGACAAGAAGTTTGGAAAAG GCCCTAGGGAGCTCACTGGTGCTGTTGATTTAATAAGCCACTATAAATTACTTGCCCACCATGATTTCTTTTGCAAGAGGCCTTTGCCATTGGCAATATCAGATACACATTATCTTCACAATGTTGTGGGAGACACTGAAATTCGTAAAGGAGAAGGAATGGAGCTAGATCAACTTGTTCAGAATGCATACTTGAGGGACAAGCCTGCGTATATCCAGCCATTTGACATGGAAACACTGGGTCAAGCATTTCAGCTTCGAGAAACAGCTCCAGTAGATCTGCCCTCT GCTGAAAAGGGTATACCAACTATATCTGGTAAACCGAAAAGTGAGTCCAAAGACAAAGAGAAGAAGCATAAAAAGCACAGAGACAAAGACAGGGACAAAGACAAGGAGCATAAGAAGCATAAACATCGGCATAAAGATCGGAGTAAAGACAAAGATAAAGACAAGGATAAGGACAAGAAAAAGGATAAAAGCGGTCATCATGATTCTGGTGGTGATCATTCAAAGAAACATCATGAGAAG AAAAGGAAACATGAGGGAATGGAGGATTCAGCCGATGTGCATAAGCACAAGAAAAGTAAG TTCGATTGCCAACTCATGTCATGTATTGTTGAAAGGAGGATCAGAAGGGTTTCTATCATCAAAACCCACCGCAGTAGTG CACACCACACACGTACTGCTGTTTACTTGCAAAGCATCCAGCATCATTGGCAAATCTGTAGTTATCCATGCTAG
- the LOC102701043 gene encoding mediator of RNA polymerase II transcription subunit 19a isoform X1, producing the protein MDSDDKKFGKGPRELTGAVDLISHYKLLAHHDFFCKRPLPLAISDTHYLHNVVGDTEIRKGEGMELDQLVQNAYLRDKPAYIQPFDMETLGQAFQLRETAPVDLPSAEKGIPTISGKPKSESKDKEKKHKKHRDKDRDKDKEHKKHKHRHKDRSKDKDKDKDKDKKKDKSGHHDSGGDHSKKHHEKKRKHEGMEDSADVHKHKKSKFDCQLMSCIVERRIRRVSIIKTHRSSDTMNRCLFEAVSEEHVSPAIYVGLAASFLGNM; encoded by the exons ATGGATTCTGATGACAAGAAGTTTGGAAAAG GCCCTAGGGAGCTCACTGGTGCTGTTGATTTAATAAGCCACTATAAATTACTTGCCCACCATGATTTCTTTTGCAAGAGGCCTTTGCCATTGGCAATATCAGATACACATTATCTTCACAATGTTGTGGGAGACACTGAAATTCGTAAAGGAGAAGGAATGGAGCTAGATCAACTTGTTCAGAATGCATACTTGAGGGACAAGCCTGCGTATATCCAGCCATTTGACATGGAAACACTGGGTCAAGCATTTCAGCTTCGAGAAACAGCTCCAGTAGATCTGCCCTCT GCTGAAAAGGGTATACCAACTATATCTGGTAAACCGAAAAGTGAGTCCAAAGACAAAGAGAAGAAGCATAAAAAGCACAGAGACAAAGACAGGGACAAAGACAAGGAGCATAAGAAGCATAAACATCGGCATAAAGATCGGAGTAAAGACAAAGATAAAGACAAGGATAAGGACAAGAAAAAGGATAAAAGCGGTCATCATGATTCTGGTGGTGATCATTCAAAGAAACATCATGAGAAG AAAAGGAAACATGAGGGAATGGAGGATTCAGCCGATGTGCATAAGCACAAGAAAAGTAAG TTCGATTGCCAACTCATGTCATGTATTGTTGAAAGGAGGATCAGAAGGGTTTCTATCATCAAAACCCACCGCAGTAGTG ATACCATGAATAGATGTTTATTTGAAGCTGTTTCAGAAGAACATGTCTCGCCTGCTATTTATGTTGGTCTTGCAGCGTCGTTCCTGGGGAACATGTAA
- the LOC102701043 gene encoding mediator of RNA polymerase II transcription subunit 19a isoform X3, which yields MDSDDKKFGKGPRELTGAVDLISHYKLLAHHDFFCKRPLPLAISDTHYLHNVVGDTEIRKGEGMELDQLVQNAYLRDKPAYIQPFDMETLGQAFQLRETAPVDLPSAEKGIPTISGKPKSESKDKEKKHKKHRDKDRDKDKEHKKHKHRHKDRSKDKDKDKDKDKKKDKSGHHDSGGDHSKKHHEKKRKHEGMEDSADVHKHKKIRLPTHVMYC from the exons ATGGATTCTGATGACAAGAAGTTTGGAAAAG GCCCTAGGGAGCTCACTGGTGCTGTTGATTTAATAAGCCACTATAAATTACTTGCCCACCATGATTTCTTTTGCAAGAGGCCTTTGCCATTGGCAATATCAGATACACATTATCTTCACAATGTTGTGGGAGACACTGAAATTCGTAAAGGAGAAGGAATGGAGCTAGATCAACTTGTTCAGAATGCATACTTGAGGGACAAGCCTGCGTATATCCAGCCATTTGACATGGAAACACTGGGTCAAGCATTTCAGCTTCGAGAAACAGCTCCAGTAGATCTGCCCTCT GCTGAAAAGGGTATACCAACTATATCTGGTAAACCGAAAAGTGAGTCCAAAGACAAAGAGAAGAAGCATAAAAAGCACAGAGACAAAGACAGGGACAAAGACAAGGAGCATAAGAAGCATAAACATCGGCATAAAGATCGGAGTAAAGACAAAGATAAAGACAAGGATAAGGACAAGAAAAAGGATAAAAGCGGTCATCATGATTCTGGTGGTGATCATTCAAAGAAACATCATGAGAAG AAAAGGAAACATGAGGGAATGGAGGATTCAGCCGATGTGCATAAGCACAAGAAAA TTCGATTGCCAACTCATGTCATGTATTGTTGA
- the LOC107305387 gene encoding phospholipase A1-Igamma1, chloroplastic-like encodes MPQARQAMGTVTQEGNGWGASPIQREDLVTYGDMVDMAYMTFAAEDEAYESTLSSLLAGIDDCRYVATAHLFATIEPVPKLLEALPVLRGLDKPYWFGYVAVARRGDCLDIVVAWRGSATLADWMMDIHADLVPFVDGAKGGVAGKVAEGFYKVYTCMDSMTERGKVSAKEQVVTEVARLVGHFRRGDSGGERQSVRVTVAGHSLGGALALMSAHDAAAALAAAGHADVPVRAVTFGAPRVGDQAFRGALRARGVDVVRVVVKQDVVPRLWMGPRYVDVGDHVVVLDEDKSPRKLTGHSLDLYLHLMTLRDTATYKFNVHQPTTQAPAPGDGAADAGQKEKKPRWKKMVEGDGYMRLPPAELDEELGNSQK; translated from the coding sequence ATGCCACAGGCAAGGCAGGCTATGGGTACAGTGACCCAGGAAGGTAACGGTTGGGGAGCATCACCGATCCAGCGTGAAGACCTCGTCACGTACGGGGACATGGTGGACATGGCATACATGACCTTCGCCGCCGAGGACGAGGCCTACGAGAGCACCCTGTCGAGCTTGCTCGCCGGCATCGACGACTGCCGCTACGTCGCCACCGCCCACCTGTTTGCCACCATCGAGCCGGTTCCGAAGTTgctcgaagctttgcctgtccTCAGGGGCTTGGACAAGCCGTACTGGTTCGGctacgtcgccgtcgccaggcgTGGTGACTGCCTGGACATCGTCGTCgcgtggcgcggctcggcgacgCTCGCCGACTGGATGATGGACATCCACGCCGACCTCGTGCCGTTCGTCGACGGCGCCAAGGGCGGCGTTGCCGGCAAGGTGGCGGAGGGGTTCTACAAGGTGTACACGTGCATGGATAGCATGACGGAGCGCGGCAAGGTCAGCGCGAAGGAGCAGGTGGTCACGGAGGTGGCGCGGCTGGTCGGCCATTTCCGGCGAGGGGActccggcggcgagaggcagagCGTCCGCGTGACCGTGGCGGGCCACAGCCTCGGCGGCGCGCTGGCCCTGATGTCCGCgcacgacgccgcggcggcgctggccgcCGCGGGGCACGCGGACGTCCCAGTGCGCGCGGTGACCTTCGGCGCGCCACGCGTCGGCGACCAGGCGTTCCGCGGCGCGCTCAGGGCGCGCGGCGTCGACGTGGTCCGCGTCGTCGTCAAGCAGGACGTGGTGCCGCGGCTGTGGATGGGCCCCCGGtacgtcgacgtcggcgaccacGTCGTCGTGCTCGACGAGGACAAGTCGCCGCGCAAGCTGACGGGACACAGCCTGGACCTGTACCTGCACCTGATGACCCTGCGTGACACCGCCACCTACAAGTTCAACGTCCACCAGCCCACTACccaggcgccggcgccgggggacggcgcggccgacgccggccagaaggagaagaagccCAGGTGGAAGAAGATGGTGGAGGGTGACGGCTACATgcggctgccgccggcggagcTGGACGAGGAGCTGGGAAATTCCCAAAAGTAG